One genomic window of Gammaproteobacteria bacterium includes the following:
- a CDS encoding tetratricopeptide repeat protein yields MHARSLCVTLAARSAPGTLALLALAAALAGCAAAPEAPKPARIEIQEAVGFVITEQAGVGSDVRADYEQAVRLLEQGRTDEGIALLEQTAAAAPELTAPQIDLGIAWRRAGDLAKAEEHLKKALALNPGHPVAHNELGIVYRQLGHFAEARQSYEAALAIYPGFHYARRNLAVLCDLYLADFACALENYQAYVAAAPGDEEAEMWLADIRSRMHP; encoded by the coding sequence GCCGCCCGTTCCGCGCCGGGCACGCTGGCACTGCTCGCCCTCGCGGCGGCGCTTGCCGGCTGCGCCGCGGCCCCCGAGGCGCCGAAGCCCGCGCGCATCGAGATCCAGGAAGCAGTCGGCTTCGTCATCACGGAACAGGCCGGGGTCGGCAGCGACGTTCGCGCCGACTACGAGCAGGCGGTGCGGCTGCTGGAGCAGGGCCGCACCGACGAAGGCATCGCGCTGCTCGAGCAGACCGCCGCGGCGGCGCCGGAGCTGACCGCGCCGCAGATCGATCTCGGCATCGCCTGGCGGCGCGCGGGCGATCTCGCAAAGGCGGAAGAGCACCTGAAGAAGGCGCTGGCGCTGAACCCCGGGCACCCGGTGGCGCACAACGAGCTCGGCATCGTCTATCGCCAGCTCGGGCATTTCGCCGAGGCGCGGCAGAGCTACGAGGCGGCGCTCGCGATCTATCCCGGGTTCCACTACGCGCGCCGCAACCTGGCCGTCCTGTGCGACCTGTATCTCGCGGACTTTGCGTGCGCGCTCGAGAACTACCAGGCGTACGTCGCAGCGGCGCCGGGGGACGAAGAGGCAGAAATGTGGCTTGCCGACATCCGCAGCCGGATGCATCCGTAG